DNA from Terriglobales bacterium:
GGTCGCGCTCATTGGCGTCCACGGTCCAGTTGGCCGGATGCTCCTCCACGAAAGTGGACACGTAGTAGCTGCTGCCGCCGATCCAGTTCCAGGTGAAGCCCAGCTTCTCGATGCGGTTGTTGCTCAGCGCCTTCATGCGCACCCGCTGCACCATCTGGGCCTGCGCCGTGGCCGCTGAACGCAGCCGGAAGTTGGCCACCGCCTGCATGATATTGGGCGCAGCAATCGCCGCCACCACCAGCATGACCACCACCACGATCAGCAGCTCAACCAGCGAAAAACCGCCCGATCGTTTGCGAAACTCGCTCTTCTTCATCGGCAAGTCCTTCGGCGCGCCCTCTTCCGGGCGCAGCGCGTTCCGCCCCGGCTGTCGGCCGGAACTGGCCGCGATGTTAGCACTACTGCATCCCAGCTTCCACTCTGCCCCCATGTCCCATCATGTCCTTGGTAAACATGAACTTGGCCTCCGTGCCGGCCTCTTGGACATTGGCGAGCGCATAGTGATTCTGTTACATTTCGTTACATTTTTGGAAGGTTACTTCCGTTGCTGACCTTCCGGAGTCACCGGCATCCAGACCTGCACGACCGCAATCCAGTTCGTCCCCACCTGCTGCCACACCGACAGCATCTGCCGCGTCGCTGCTCCCATCGGCTGTCCCTTGAGGGTGCCCTGCATGGTCATGGTGTAGGTGAGCACCATGTCATCGCCATTGGGAGTGACCTCCATCTCGCCGATCGAGTAGTCGGTAATTTCCAAACCCTTGAGATATTCCATGTGGGCGGCGCGGTCGCGTTTGCCGTTGGGCGTCACCACCACCAGGTTGGCGCCCAGGCGTTTCTCCACCTCCGGCCAGTTGCGGGCCTTGATTTCCTGCCACAGCAGGCGCTCGAACTGCTCGGCGCCCGTCGCACTGCTCCAGGTGGGCGACTGTTTCTCCTTCCACATGGTGCAGCCGTCGAGCAGGAAAACGACAAGCAGCAGAGCGGAGGCTTTCGGCATGGGCGAGATTCTACTCCGCGAATGCGGGAAAAAAGAAAGGCCGCCCGCGGGGGGCGGCCTTCCGACAAGACGCGATCTAGTCGCCGTACACCTCTTCCTGTTCCCGCACCGGTTCCGCCGACTCCGCTGGCTGAGCGGCAGGTTTGGCAGCCAGAGAGTTGAGCGGCACGAAGCCGTTCGTCTCCGGAGCCTGCTCTTTCAGGACCACCTGGCGATAGAGCCTGGCCATGCGCGCGTTCTCTTCTTCTTCGCGCAGCTTGGCGGCGCGAGCGCGGAGTTTTTCCTCGCGGGCGTTCTTGGCGATGCCCAGCCGATCCAGGTCGTGCTGCTCTTCCGCGTTGACGTGCTCCTGGTTGAGCCGCAGCAACTGCTGTTCGGTGGTTTCCAGGTTCACTTTCTTTCCGCCGGCGAAGATCTCATGCCGCCCATGCTCTTCGTACCACCGGGTGAGGGTGGCGGTCATGTGCATCTTCTCGATGATGTTGCGCCAGCCGATGCCGGTGTTGTAGGCGCAGAAGCTGATCTCCCCCTCCTGCGTGGCATAGGGGATGATGCACTGCTCGGTGCGGCGGAAGTCGTAGTTGAACAGGTCCTGGAACCACATGCCGGCGACGAACAGGATGTTCCAGCGGTCCTTGCGCCGCTTCTCGATGTCCTCCCTGGTGCGCTCGCCGGAGACGTTGCCGTACTTCTTGCCCTGCTGCGCCTTCTTGGTGGCGCCGAAGCCCTTGTCGAACTTCATCAGCAGGTCGAAGATCGTGAAGTGGGTCGTGGTCTTGAACGGGTTGTAGTTGCGCATCACCGCCAGCGCCATACCCAGCAGCGACAACCCGCGGCCGCGGCCGGCATCGGTGATGCGGCCCACGTCCTTGGCCAGCTGGTCCACGTTCAGGAACGAAGTCAGCGGCGCCGCTTCCTTGGTCTCCTTGTCCACCATGATGGCCATGCCCACCCCGCAGTTGGGGTGGCAGCCGCAGCTCATCTGGCCCCAGTTGGCTTCCGGCCCGTGCACCAGGTCGGCCCAGTCGGAGAACGTCGAAAGGAAGCTGATGGGGAACCAGTCGCGCGCCGGTTCGCCCAGCCCGGTCTGGTTCTTCACGTCGTGCGCCAGGTGGCTGAGGGTGTAGCGCTGCGCCATGCGCCGCTCGTCGGTGATGGCCTCGTCGCGGCCGGTAAAGCTGACCGGCTGGAACGACAGGAAAGAGATGACCTTCGGGTTCTCCAGCGCGAACTGCACCAGCTTGCCCACCTGCTCGTTGTTGATGCCGTTGATGATGGTGGTGACGGGCACGATCTCCACGCCGGCTTTCACCAGGTTTTCGATGGCGCGCAGTTTCACGTCGAACAGGTTGCCCACCTTGCGGTGCGCATTGGCGGCGTTGCCGATGCCGTCGAACTGCAGGTAGGCGTAGCGCAAGCCGGCGTCGGCCGCCTGCTCGCAGAACTCGTAGCTCTTGGCGAACTCGATCCCGTTGGTGGCCGCCTGCACGCTGTTGTAGCCCACTTTGCGCGCGTAACGCACCGCATCCAGGAAGTAAGGCGAGAGCGTGGGCTCGCCGCCGGAGAACTGCACCGACATCTGCCGCTTGGGCTTCAGTGAGATGGCGTTGTCCAGCACCGTCTTGATCTCTTCCCAGGTCAGCTCATGCACAAAGCCCACCTGGTTGGCGTCCATGAAGCAGGGGTCGCACATCATGTTGCAGCGGTTGGTCAGGTCCACGGTCAGCACCGCGCCCCGCCCGTGCTTGATGGTCGAAGAGCCGTGACGATGCAGATGCTCGTCGGCGTGCGCGCGCATGTCGCGTCCCGGGAACATCTCCTCCAGGTGCCGGTAGAACGCCGTATCGATGGACATGATGTCCTCGAAGTGGCCGTGCTTGGGGCAGTCCTTGATCATCCAGATCTTGCCGTCGCGCTCGACGATTTGCGCCTTGATCTCGCCCACCCGCTCGTTGAGCAGCACTTCGTGCGGCAGCTTGCCGTCCAGGATCTGCTGGCGGATCTCCGGCACGCAGCGCGGGCACAGCGAATCCGTGGTGCGCGGCCAGCCCAGCGGCGGCTTGGTCTTCTGGTAGGACTTCAGGATGGGCTTCTCCGACCACTTGGGCGTGAAGGAGGGATTCGGGCGGTACTGGTTCAGCCAGTCGTACACTTTCCAGCCGCCCTTGGCGGCTACGGTCAACCCGAATTCGACGAACTTGATCGGCTTCATCGTGTGCGTTTCTCCCTACCGAGTTTGTGCGCCCACCGGTTCCTTGCTGGCGCGGAAGCACAGTCCTCCCGCGTCATTAATCCTTCAGGCTACAGGGACTTGCGCCGTCGCCCACCAAGAAACCCCGGAAAGGTGAGAAATCGCGGCTCAGTGGCGGGCTTGTGCATTGAACGGTGCGCTGGTTTTTGTCTGCTAACCCCTTCGGAATCAACAAGAAAACCTGCTTCCAGGCGGCGTCATCCGGGACGCGCGCATTCTAGCAGACCGCTGCCGCTCGTCGCTAAGGAATTTGCTATCCTGACACCTGAGACCTGATACCTGAATGTCCCATCCGCATCCCAACCTGTTTGTCACCCTGCACGGCATTCCCTTGCGCATCGAGCTGCGGTGGCCGTTCCACCGTGCCACCTCCGGAGCTGACTTCTACGTACTCCACGGCGATGTCCAGTTGGAGGACGGGAGCGGCCTGCGCGCCCAGGTTTCCGCCAACCTGACGCTTACCTTGGCCGGAGAGCTGCCGTCGCTCGAGCCCGTCCACGCGGAATCTCTGGTCATCAACGCCATCCGCAAGACGGTGGACAACGGCCAGCTCGAGTTCCTGAAGTCGGCCAAGCTGCAGCCGGTCGAGGTTTCGTCCCGCTACTACGCCTTCCGCGAAAAGAAGATCCGCTTCCCCACGCAGAAAGAAGAGGACGTGGTCGGGCTGCTGCGTCGCAAGGTGTACTGGCTTGCGGTCCGCCTGGGCGCTCCCAAAGTCTGGCTCGCCGATCCGCACGATGCCAGCTACGTGAACCTTCCCGCGGAGAGACTGTTGCAACTGGCACAGGGGTTGGCTGATGCAGGCCTGATGCAGATGGAGGGCGAGTACGCCACGCCCACCGCCGCGCTCGCCGCCATGCAGGAAACCCTCCAGCACGAACTGCAGGCCGGCCTGGCGCGCACCAAGGCGCAGTACAATCCGTCGATGATCGCTTCCTGACGATGGAATACGCCACCATCACCGAGATGGCTCAGGACTTCGCGCAGGGCGCCGTCGATATCG
Protein-coding regions in this window:
- a CDS encoding prepilin-type N-terminal cleavage/methylation domain-containing protein, coding for MKKSEFRKRSGGFSLVELLIVVVVMLVVAAIAAPNIMQAVANFRLRSAATAQAQMVQRVRMKALSNNRIEKLGFTWNWIGGSSYYVSTFVEEHPANWTVDANERDLVAQMPLGMWMGWGPDTTTMQLDFVPQNEWWRMGFDGQGNPCVWDFNGGCSVAFGGQQRVGFVYYLYQTNTWNPTGYAAVTISPSGRVRTWIWSGNRWQ
- a CDS encoding nuclear transport factor 2 family protein yields the protein MPKASALLLVVFLLDGCTMWKEKQSPTWSSATGAEQFERLLWQEIKARNWPEVEKRLGANLVVVTPNGKRDRAAHMEYLKGLEITDYSIGEMEVTPNGDDMVLTYTMTMQGTLKGQPMGAATRQMLSVWQQVGTNWIAVVQVWMPVTPEGQQRK
- a CDS encoding radical SAM protein, producing MKPIKFVEFGLTVAAKGGWKVYDWLNQYRPNPSFTPKWSEKPILKSYQKTKPPLGWPRTTDSLCPRCVPEIRQQILDGKLPHEVLLNERVGEIKAQIVERDGKIWMIKDCPKHGHFEDIMSIDTAFYRHLEEMFPGRDMRAHADEHLHRHGSSTIKHGRGAVLTVDLTNRCNMMCDPCFMDANQVGFVHELTWEEIKTVLDNAISLKPKRQMSVQFSGGEPTLSPYFLDAVRYARKVGYNSVQAATNGIEFAKSYEFCEQAADAGLRYAYLQFDGIGNAANAHRKVGNLFDVKLRAIENLVKAGVEIVPVTTIINGINNEQVGKLVQFALENPKVISFLSFQPVSFTGRDEAITDERRMAQRYTLSHLAHDVKNQTGLGEPARDWFPISFLSTFSDWADLVHGPEANWGQMSCGCHPNCGVGMAIMVDKETKEAAPLTSFLNVDQLAKDVGRITDAGRGRGLSLLGMALAVMRNYNPFKTTTHFTIFDLLMKFDKGFGATKKAQQGKKYGNVSGERTREDIEKRRKDRWNILFVAGMWFQDLFNYDFRRTEQCIIPYATQEGEISFCAYNTGIGWRNIIEKMHMTATLTRWYEEHGRHEIFAGGKKVNLETTEQQLLRLNQEHVNAEEQHDLDRLGIAKNAREEKLRARAAKLREEEENARMARLYRQVVLKEQAPETNGFVPLNSLAAKPAAQPAESAEPVREQEEVYGD